The following are from one region of the Halodesulfurarchaeum sp. HSR-GB genome:
- the infB gene encoding translation initiation factor IF-2: MSPDPAQTDAFRTPIVAVLGHVDHGKTSLLDKIRGSAVIEGESGAITQHIGATAVPLEVVSKIAGDLVDPEEFDLPGLLFIDTPGHHAFTTLRARGGALADIAILVVDVTDGFQPQTHEAVSILQDSETPFVVAANKVDTIPGWNPTADAPIRASYEAQSDRVRGDLDERLYEIIGDLSDAGFSADFYWRVKNFRQNVGVIPVSAETGEGVPDLLAVLMGLSQRYMGEEMEVDIAGPGAGTVLEVTDERGFGSTLDVILYDGTIEEGDEIVVGGTQGPIVTTVRALLRPRDLAEIRTEKRFEQVESVSAAMGLKIAAPDLKEALSGAPVRVVGDRETEAVVEAVREELAEVAVTTEEEGIVVKADTLGSLEAIANSLREAEIPILRAEVGDIAPRDVSVASTADEDTHQAILGFNVDVHDDAADLAAESDVRLFVDDVIYQLIEDYEAYVENIHRQQREAVFENVVRPARFRILRDHVFRQSGPAVVGVEVATGTLGRNVPVGYFENGEFERVGVLKTIQDEGEDLDELRAGERAAVSIDGPTVGRDIEEEDVLWVDLPENHAKVLEQELREDLPADEREALAQFLETRREREPFWGK, from the coding sequence ATGTCGCCTGACCCAGCCCAAACCGACGCGTTTCGAACCCCCATCGTGGCCGTCCTGGGCCACGTTGATCACGGCAAGACGAGCCTGCTCGACAAGATTCGGGGCTCGGCCGTGATCGAGGGCGAATCGGGAGCGATCACCCAGCACATCGGCGCGACCGCAGTCCCCCTCGAGGTGGTCTCGAAGATCGCCGGCGACCTGGTGGACCCCGAGGAGTTCGACCTGCCGGGCCTGCTCTTTATCGACACGCCGGGCCATCACGCCTTCACCACGCTGCGGGCCCGCGGCGGGGCGCTGGCGGACATCGCCATCCTCGTCGTGGACGTGACCGACGGCTTCCAGCCACAGACCCACGAGGCGGTCTCGATTTTGCAGGACAGCGAGACGCCCTTCGTCGTCGCCGCCAACAAGGTCGATACGATTCCCGGCTGGAACCCCACCGCCGACGCCCCGATCCGGGCGAGTTACGAGGCCCAGAGCGACCGCGTGCGCGGGGACCTCGACGAACGGCTCTACGAGATCATCGGCGACCTCTCGGATGCGGGCTTCTCCGCGGACTTCTACTGGCGGGTGAAAAACTTCCGACAGAACGTGGGCGTGATTCCGGTGAGCGCGGAGACCGGCGAGGGCGTCCCGGACCTGCTGGCGGTCCTGATGGGGCTCTCCCAGCGCTACATGGGCGAGGAGATGGAGGTCGACATCGCGGGCCCCGGTGCGGGCACCGTCCTCGAAGTCACCGACGAGCGGGGCTTTGGCTCCACGCTGGACGTGATCCTGTACGACGGCACGATCGAGGAGGGCGACGAAATCGTCGTCGGCGGGACCCAGGGGCCGATCGTCACGACCGTCAGAGCGTTGCTCCGGCCACGTGATCTGGCGGAGATCCGCACCGAGAAGCGCTTCGAGCAGGTCGAGTCGGTCTCGGCCGCGATGGGGCTGAAGATCGCCGCGCCGGATCTCAAGGAGGCCCTCTCCGGCGCCCCAGTCCGGGTCGTCGGGGACCGGGAGACCGAGGCCGTCGTCGAAGCCGTCCGGGAGGAACTCGCGGAGGTGGCCGTGACCACCGAGGAAGAAGGCATCGTCGTCAAGGCCGACACCCTGGGGAGTCTGGAGGCCATCGCCAACTCGCTGCGCGAGGCAGAGATTCCGATCCTCCGGGCCGAAGTCGGGGACATCGCGCCCCGGGACGTGAGCGTGGCCTCGACGGCCGACGAGGACACCCACCAGGCGATCCTGGGGTTCAACGTCGACGTGCACGACGACGCCGCGGATTTGGCCGCCGAGTCGGACGTCCGACTGTTCGTGGACGACGTGATCTATCAGCTCATCGAGGACTACGAGGCGTACGTCGAGAACATCCACCGACAGCAACGCGAGGCCGTCTTCGAGAACGTCGTCCGGCCCGCCCGCTTTCGGATCCTCCGGGATCACGTCTTCCGGCAGTCCGGGCCCGCCGTGGTCGGCGTGGAGGTCGCGACGGGCACCCTGGGACGGAACGTTCCCGTTGGCTACTTCGAGAACGGCGAGTTCGAGCGCGTGGGCGTCCTCAAGACGATCCAGGACGAGGGCGAAGATCTGGATGAGCTCCGGGCCGGAGAGCGCGCCGCGGTCTCGATCGACGGCCCGACGGTGGGGCGGGACATCGAGGAAGAAGACGTGCTCTGGGTCGACCTCCCCGAGAATCACGCCAAAGTGCTCGAACAGGAACTCCGCGAGGACTTGCCGGCCGACGAGCGGGAGGCGCTCGCCCAGTTCCTGGAGACCCGGCGCGAGCGCGAGCCATTCTGGGGGAAGTAG
- a CDS encoding DUF5811 family protein, with the protein MYGNTPYAGRPGDEEVPELSPAARRALQEGVSDVERATRRFLPDDYQVGSRVGQSNSGPQVTISVRPPVGNPVSAGFTPDMESEEDLIPVEDVDEVARGLAASAALQVKQAIGDDVPPMAR; encoded by the coding sequence ATGTATGGAAATACGCCGTACGCGGGCCGTCCGGGCGACGAGGAGGTTCCGGAACTCTCTCCCGCGGCGCGGCGCGCCCTCCAGGAGGGCGTCTCCGACGTAGAGCGGGCGACCCGTCGCTTTCTGCCCGATGACTACCAGGTCGGCTCCCGTGTTGGCCAGTCGAACTCGGGGCCCCAGGTCACCATCTCGGTCCGGCCCCCGGTCGGCAACCCCGTGAGCGCCGGCTTCACGCCCGACATGGAGAGCGAGGAGGACCTCATCCCCGTCGAGGACGTCGACGAGGTCGCCCGCGGCCTGGCCGCGAGCGCGGCGCTGCAGGTCAAGCAGGCGATCGGTGACGACGTGCCGCCGATGGCTCGATAA
- the rnhB gene encoding ribonuclease HII: MPFGVDEAGKGPVLGSMFAAAVVADPEDLPDGIADSKTLTPQRRERLAATLRAAEAISIGVAEIPVARIDDPETDMNTLTVSAQAQAIDAAGVSDETGYVDAGDVDAERFGRRVEKRVDTDVRIQAEHGADESDPLVGAASIIAKVARDAHVVALNTEYDADLGSGYPSDDRTRSFLETYVQRTGELPDCARRSWQTSSDILSAAAQTGLGDFD, encoded by the coding sequence ATGCCCTTCGGGGTCGACGAGGCAGGCAAGGGACCGGTGCTCGGTTCGATGTTCGCGGCCGCGGTCGTCGCCGACCCCGAGGATCTCCCGGACGGGATCGCTGATTCGAAGACACTCACCCCACAGCGACGGGAACGGCTCGCGGCGACACTCCGGGCTGCGGAGGCTATCTCGATCGGCGTCGCGGAGATTCCGGTCGCGAGGATCGACGATCCCGAGACTGACATGAACACACTGACAGTCAGCGCCCAGGCCCAGGCCATCGACGCGGCCGGGGTGAGCGACGAAACGGGATACGTCGACGCCGGGGACGTGGACGCCGAGCGGTTCGGGCGACGGGTCGAGAAGCGAGTTGACACGGACGTGCGGATACAGGCCGAACACGGGGCCGACGAGTCCGATCCCCTGGTCGGGGCCGCAAGCATCATCGCAAAAGTCGCCCGTGACGCCCACGTTGTGGCGCTAAACACTGAGTACGATGCCGATCTCGGCAGTGGCTATCCCAGCGACGACCGCACCCGATCGTTCCTCGAAACCTACGTACAGCGAACCGGCGAGTTACCCGACTGTGCGCGTCGCTCCTGGCAGACGAGCAGCGATATTCTCTCAGCGGCCGCCCAGACCGGACTCGGGGACTTCGATTAG
- a CDS encoding PRC-barrel domain-containing protein — protein sequence MADMLAETLSGKSVMGADGTELGKLYNVTMDLESGRIENLLVEPLEEGSAHVDFPQDESGRFQIPVARVQAVKDYIVVDR from the coding sequence ATGGCCGATATGCTCGCTGAGACCCTCTCCGGCAAGTCGGTAATGGGGGCCGACGGCACCGAACTCGGAAAACTGTACAACGTCACGATGGATCTGGAATCGGGCCGGATCGAGAACCTCCTGGTCGAACCCCTGGAGGAGGGCTCGGCCCACGTCGACTTCCCGCAGGACGAGTCGGGCCGCTTCCAGATCCCGGTTGCCCGGGTGCAGGCGGTCAAAGACTACATCGTCGTCGACCGGTAG
- the secF gene encoding protein translocase subunit SecF — MPQFEVPEVDYSRYSNRQLVAVPLAVLVVAVLIVGGMWAITGSPAHMGVDFAGGSELTVESSLSQADIAAQFDEPVVSVQGIEGQNTYVVTFETANVDSVRATAESADDLTVLGSGETSAIFGDENKKWAIIGLAIAFLGMSVLAFALFRTFIPSLAIVVSAFSDMLVPIAVLNLLGIRLSLGTVAALLMLIGYSVDSDILLTNHVLRRSGDFYESTYRAMQTGVTMTVTSIAAMAVMAVAATFFGIDLMASIGLILVIGLTTDLMNTYMFNVSLLRWYKYEGVAR; from the coding sequence ATGCCGCAGTTCGAGGTCCCGGAAGTCGATTACAGCCGGTACTCGAACCGCCAGCTCGTGGCGGTCCCGCTGGCGGTCCTCGTTGTCGCCGTGTTGATCGTCGGCGGAATGTGGGCGATCACCGGGTCGCCGGCCCATATGGGGGTCGATTTCGCCGGTGGCTCAGAGCTCACCGTCGAATCCTCACTTTCACAGGCTGATATCGCCGCCCAGTTCGACGAACCGGTCGTCTCCGTCCAGGGAATCGAGGGACAGAACACCTACGTCGTGACCTTCGAGACGGCGAACGTCGATTCGGTCAGGGCGACCGCCGAGAGCGCTGATGACCTCACGGTCCTCGGGAGTGGTGAGACGTCCGCGATCTTCGGCGACGAGAACAAGAAGTGGGCGATCATCGGGCTCGCGATCGCCTTCCTGGGGATGAGCGTGCTCGCCTTTGCCCTCTTCCGGACGTTCATTCCCAGCCTGGCGATCGTCGTTTCGGCCTTTTCGGATATGCTCGTCCCGATTGCCGTCCTCAACCTGCTGGGTATCAGACTCTCTCTGGGGACCGTCGCGGCGCTGTTGATGCTCATCGGGTACTCCGTGGACTCGGACATTCTGTTGACCAATCACGTGCTCCGGCGCTCCGGGGACTTCTACGAGTCGACCTACCGGGCGATGCAGACCGGGGTGACCATGACCGTGACCTCGATCGCCGCGATGGCCGTGATGGCCGTCGCCGCGACGTTCTTCGGGATCGACCTCATGGCCTCGATCGGATTGATCCTCGTTATCGGACTCACGACTGATCTCATGAACACGTACATGTTCAACGTCTCCCTGCTTCGCTGGTACAAGTACGAGGGGGTGGCCCGATGA
- a CDS encoding preprotein translocase subunit SecD, protein MSAIRENWRLVLLVVLVVLSSVALFVPGAPAGSTGEQVAESDATTNLQYGIELSGGTRIRAPPVGITAEEVSVSAEDETALAASLADSLAIDAIDIRVANETNTVEVFTKDVSRDELRSALEAEGYDPGSVRDGVTDETATELVERVEEKLSESALSGGSVQKITLGGRQVISITAPDRDREELVSILEDRGVVRIFAVSQNESGAYEPTQVLNQDEFARVGSATTNQDGEPGVQVTIAEASAESFSQEMVELGFGDGSTCTAAAEEHDSIESIEGDCMVTTLNGNPVFVGGVEPGLGEDFRSGDFAKSPTFTMTTSSMEEARNLELSLKAGRLPAPLDFENSDSLSLSPALADRFKSNSLIVGIMAVLAVSMVVYGRYRRPEVAAPMVVTALSEVYLLLGFVAFVQYPLNLSHIAGFIAVIGTGVDDLVIIADEILQQGNVATGRVFQSRFRKAFWVIGAAAATTIVAMSPLTVLSLGDLSGFAIITIVGVLIGVFITRPAYGDILRHLVVSED, encoded by the coding sequence ATGAGCGCCATCCGCGAGAACTGGCGACTGGTCCTGCTCGTGGTCCTGGTCGTCCTGAGTTCGGTCGCGCTGTTCGTCCCGGGTGCGCCGGCCGGCAGCACTGGGGAACAGGTCGCCGAATCCGACGCGACGACGAACCTACAGTACGGCATCGAACTCAGCGGCGGGACCCGAATTCGGGCCCCGCCGGTGGGGATCACGGCCGAGGAAGTGAGCGTCTCTGCAGAAGACGAGACCGCCCTCGCCGCCTCACTCGCCGATAGCCTGGCAATCGACGCGATCGACATCCGGGTCGCAAACGAGACCAACACCGTCGAAGTGTTCACGAAGGACGTCTCTCGGGACGAACTGCGGAGCGCACTCGAAGCAGAAGGCTATGACCCCGGTTCGGTCCGGGACGGCGTGACCGATGAGACGGCCACCGAACTCGTCGAACGCGTGGAGGAGAAGCTAAGTGAGTCCGCGTTGAGCGGGGGATCGGTCCAGAAGATCACGCTTGGTGGACGACAGGTCATCAGTATCACGGCCCCTGATCGGGACCGTGAGGAGCTCGTCAGTATTCTGGAGGACCGCGGTGTCGTCCGGATCTTCGCGGTCTCACAGAACGAGAGCGGTGCCTACGAGCCGACACAGGTCCTGAACCAGGACGAGTTCGCCCGCGTCGGGTCGGCGACGACGAACCAGGACGGGGAACCTGGCGTGCAGGTCACGATCGCGGAGGCGAGTGCGGAGTCGTTCTCCCAGGAGATGGTCGAACTCGGCTTCGGCGACGGTTCGACCTGTACCGCGGCGGCCGAGGAGCACGACTCGATCGAGAGCATCGAGGGGGACTGTATGGTCACGACGTTGAACGGGAACCCCGTCTTCGTCGGGGGTGTGGAGCCCGGACTCGGCGAGGACTTCCGGAGTGGCGACTTCGCCAAGAGCCCCACCTTCACCATGACCACGTCCTCGATGGAGGAGGCCCGGAACCTCGAACTCAGCCTGAAGGCGGGGCGACTGCCGGCACCGCTGGACTTCGAGAACTCCGACAGCCTCTCGCTCTCGCCGGCGCTGGCTGACCGCTTCAAGAGCAACTCACTGATCGTCGGCATCATGGCTGTCCTCGCGGTGAGCATGGTCGTCTACGGCCGCTATCGTCGGCCCGAGGTGGCTGCGCCGATGGTCGTGACCGCCCTTTCGGAGGTCTATCTCCTGCTTGGCTTCGTCGCCTTCGTCCAGTACCCGCTCAACCTCTCACACATCGCCGGGTTCATCGCGGTCATCGGGACGGGGGTGGACGACCTGGTGATCATCGCCGACGAGATCCTCCAGCAGGGGAACGTGGCGACCGGTCGGGTCTTCCAGAGTCGCTTCCGGAAGGCCTTCTGGGTGATCGGGGCGGCTGCCGCCACGACCATCGTGGCGATGAGCCCGCTCACGGTGCTCTCGCTGGGTGATCTCTCCGGCTTTGCCATCATCACCATCGTCGGGGTCCTCATCGGGGTCTTCATCACCCGCCCGGCCTACGGGGACATTCTGCGCCACCTGGTCGTCTCCGAGGACTAA
- a CDS encoding NOB1 family endonuclease, whose product MYVLDASAFIEEFDTEEPVATIPAVREELVDGAGYRYDAMEGAGMHVHIPDADVLDRVKRAAESTGDLDTLSETDLRLLAAAFELDGTLVTDDYAIQNVAESLDVAIEVIAQEGITEQRDWLWQCQGCGKEFDEKHDRCPICGADLARKNPN is encoded by the coding sequence ATGTACGTCCTCGACGCGTCGGCGTTCATCGAGGAGTTCGACACGGAGGAGCCCGTCGCGACCATCCCCGCAGTCAGAGAGGAACTGGTCGATGGGGCCGGGTATCGCTACGACGCGATGGAGGGGGCGGGGATGCACGTCCACATTCCCGACGCCGACGTGCTCGATCGGGTCAAACGCGCCGCCGAGTCCACCGGCGACCTGGACACCCTCTCCGAGACCGACCTGCGCCTGCTCGCTGCGGCCTTCGAACTCGACGGGACCCTGGTGACCGACGATTATGCCATCCAGAACGTCGCCGAATCACTCGACGTGGCCATCGAGGTCATCGCCCAGGAGGGAATCACCGAACAGCGGGACTGGCTGTGGCAGTGTCAGGGCTGTGGAAAGGAGTTCGACGAAAAACACGACCGCTGTCCGATCTGTGGGGCCGATCTGGCCCGCAAGAACCCGAACTAG
- a CDS encoding tRNA pseudouridine(54/55) synthase Pus10 — MTLLRDAAAVLENGPVCDPCLGRPFADLSHGLTNAERGRALRIAVALDADEPFEPSEECWVCEGETAAFEDWADRAVEAIGDVEFETYQVGTRLPPLIEENETLLRELAGLDEDAGERLGSEMNREVGKRVGQQTGAEVDFGRPDVQLLLEVDAGDVDVTINSAFVYGRYRKLERGIPQTEWPCRECHGSGTRAGEPCVYCDGTGYQYPESVEQLTTPPVEAAMDGSDATFHGAGREDIDARMLGTGRPFVIEVSAPRDRFPDIESLEADINDFADGKVEVEGLRLATYESVERVKRLPASKTYRATVSFEEPITEAALSEALDTLDGATIEQETPTRVDHRRASKVRTRTVYGIEGDLDSPTEATVEIHGEGGLYVKELVSSDNGRTEPSLAGELGVSCHVTALDVLAVEGEDESFEDEAYFRATPSPKS; from the coding sequence ATGACGCTACTTCGGGACGCGGCGGCGGTCCTCGAGAACGGGCCGGTCTGTGATCCCTGTCTGGGGCGGCCCTTCGCCGACCTGAGCCACGGCCTGACGAACGCCGAACGGGGTCGGGCCCTGCGAATCGCCGTGGCCCTCGACGCGGACGAGCCCTTCGAGCCGAGCGAGGAGTGCTGGGTCTGTGAGGGCGAGACAGCGGCCTTCGAGGACTGGGCCGATCGGGCAGTCGAAGCGATCGGCGACGTGGAGTTCGAGACCTACCAGGTCGGGACACGTCTCCCGCCGCTAATCGAGGAGAACGAGACGCTACTCCGGGAACTGGCCGGACTGGACGAGGACGCCGGCGAACGGCTCGGATCGGAGATGAACCGCGAGGTGGGCAAACGGGTCGGACAGCAGACGGGGGCCGAGGTCGACTTCGGACGCCCGGACGTGCAGTTGCTCCTCGAAGTCGACGCTGGGGACGTCGACGTAACGATCAACTCCGCGTTCGTCTACGGCCGCTATCGCAAGCTCGAACGGGGCATCCCACAGACCGAGTGGCCCTGCCGGGAGTGTCACGGCAGCGGCACCCGAGCGGGCGAACCCTGTGTGTACTGTGACGGCACCGGCTATCAGTACCCCGAGTCGGTCGAACAGTTGACCACACCGCCGGTCGAGGCGGCCATGGACGGCAGCGACGCGACCTTCCACGGGGCCGGTCGCGAGGACATCGACGCCCGCATGCTTGGGACCGGCCGGCCGTTCGTGATCGAGGTCTCTGCGCCACGGGATCGATTTCCCGACATCGAATCGCTCGAAGCCGATATCAACGACTTTGCCGACGGCAAGGTCGAGGTCGAGGGATTGCGACTCGCGACCTACGAGAGCGTCGAGCGGGTGAAACGCCTCCCGGCCTCCAAGACCTACCGGGCGACGGTCAGCTTCGAGGAACCGATCACCGAAGCAGCGCTCTCCGAAGCGCTCGACACCCTCGACGGCGCGACCATCGAGCAGGAAACCCCCACCCGAGTCGACCATCGCCGGGCCTCGAAGGTTCGGACCCGCACAGTCTATGGAATCGAGGGTGACCTCGACTCGCCGACCGAGGCGACAGTCGAGATCCACGGTGAGGGCGGACTCTACGTGAAGGAACTGGTCAGCTCCGACAACGGACGGACCGAACCGAGCCTGGCCGGCGAACTCGGGGTGTCCTGTCACGTCACCGCCCTGGACGTACTCGCCGTCGAAGGCGAGGACGAGTCCTTCGAGGACGAGGCCTACTTCCGGGCGACCCCGAGTCCCAAGAGCTAA
- a CDS encoding glucose-6-phosphate isomerase, which produces MEVTIESALAEHSPIGVPRATLEELDGAVRSAADRIATGREQDEHGYAALNLPEETDPEPIEAAVESVTPAENWLTIGIGGSALGAATITEALDGDGETYYLDNVDPADIAALLADIDLSETAMNVVSRSGTTAETLANFLVVRGAMEAAGVDWTERTVITTGESGPLATLADRHDLPTLTVPDGVPGRFSALSAVGLAAAAFQGLDLEAILAGGRRAEASLADSLFESPAYAYGATMYALEAQGANVAAMMPYAESLEAFAEWFAQLWAESLGKDGRGQTPARALGATDQHSQLQLYRAGPKDKVVTLVRPRERPSVPIPETSQEAIDYLGGSDLRALIDAEFDATEASLRKAGVPAIRIEIDALDATGIGELLYTMEAACIMAGELAGVDTFTQPAVEWGKDTARALLRGEQSLETMDGLSVRSGPESQ; this is translated from the coding sequence ATGGAAGTGACCATCGAGAGCGCGCTGGCCGAACACAGCCCCATCGGCGTTCCACGGGCGACTCTGGAGGAACTCGACGGGGCGGTGCGTTCGGCGGCCGATCGCATCGCGACCGGCCGGGAGCAGGACGAACACGGGTACGCAGCCCTGAACCTCCCCGAAGAGACGGACCCGGAACCGATCGAGGCCGCCGTCGAGTCGGTCACACCGGCGGAGAACTGGCTGACGATCGGAATCGGCGGGAGCGCATTGGGCGCGGCGACGATCACCGAGGCCCTGGACGGCGACGGGGAGACCTACTACCTCGACAACGTCGACCCCGCCGACATCGCGGCTTTGCTCGCGGATATTGACCTCTCCGAGACCGCGATGAACGTCGTCTCCCGATCCGGGACGACCGCCGAGACCCTCGCGAACTTCCTCGTCGTCCGGGGAGCCATGGAGGCGGCGGGCGTGGACTGGACCGAGCGAACCGTAATCACCACCGGCGAGTCGGGGCCACTCGCGACCCTCGCCGACCGCCACGACCTCCCCACGCTTACCGTCCCGGATGGGGTCCCCGGACGCTTCTCCGCGCTCTCAGCGGTCGGGCTGGCCGCCGCGGCCTTTCAGGGGCTAGATCTCGAGGCCATCCTGGCGGGTGGCCGCCGGGCCGAAGCGAGTCTCGCGGACTCGCTCTTCGAGTCGCCGGCTTACGCCTACGGCGCGACGATGTACGCCCTCGAAGCGCAGGGCGCGAACGTCGCGGCGATGATGCCCTACGCCGAATCCCTGGAGGCCTTCGCGGAGTGGTTCGCCCAGCTCTGGGCCGAGAGCCTGGGCAAGGACGGCCGCGGGCAAACCCCAGCACGGGCCCTCGGCGCGACCGACCAGCACTCTCAACTCCAGCTCTACCGCGCCGGGCCGAAGGACAAGGTCGTCACGCTCGTGCGCCCACGCGAACGGCCCTCCGTCCCGATTCCGGAGACCAGTCAGGAAGCCATCGACTATCTGGGCGGCAGCGACCTCCGGGCCCTGATCGATGCGGAGTTCGACGCGACCGAGGCCAGCCTCCGGAAGGCCGGCGTGCCGGCCATCCGGATCGAGATCGACGCGCTCGACGCGACCGGGATCGGCGAACTGCTCTACACGATGGAGGCGGCGTGTATCATGGCCGGCGAACTCGCCGGCGTGGACACGTTCACACAACCCGCCGTCGAGTGGGGCAAGGACACCGCCCGAGCGCTCCTGCGCGGCGAGCAAAGCCTCGAAACGATGGACGGGCTCTCGGTTCGCTCCGGGCCCGAGTCTCAGTAA
- a CDS encoding type II CAAX endopeptidase family protein has protein sequence MSRDRGGFAPAVGFVLGGLGLGTGFLRWTELVAVGPVESLPGVLFGLLALAGFAARRYGATDRRWSLLAGVGAGGLATAAGVATLHPSAMADPGVGLGVPVAFVVGVLGVGIAYADSLGQDRAHILVRSHATSTALFIGLTGLLVGFAFSTVAVLALFPGGSIASNGVATAAFSVGLGVVAVGYVIRTGRGWDFFDVAWPTRRGWLYVIGGTIAMFVILGVSGWLAELVGVPSVEHGLIEQAREDPVILLAFIPLSWLAIGPGEELLSRNVVQKHLYDAFSRRSAVIVATVVFTVIHLPAYATGPPPAIFATLLRLFGISLVLGIVYERTENVVVPALVHGTYDAIQFGLAYVAITAGVLG, from the coding sequence ATGAGCCGGGATCGCGGAGGCTTCGCGCCTGCCGTCGGGTTCGTCCTGGGTGGACTCGGCCTGGGAACGGGCTTTCTCCGGTGGACGGAGCTCGTGGCCGTCGGACCGGTAGAAAGCCTGCCAGGGGTACTCTTCGGCCTGCTCGCGCTCGCGGGCTTCGCGGCGCGACGCTACGGGGCCACCGATCGCCGGTGGAGTCTGCTCGCGGGCGTCGGCGCTGGTGGGCTGGCAACCGCCGCCGGGGTCGCGACGCTTCACCCATCGGCGATGGCCGACCCGGGGGTCGGACTCGGGGTGCCAGTCGCGTTCGTCGTCGGCGTGCTGGGAGTTGGCATTGCCTACGCCGACTCCCTGGGACAGGATCGAGCACACATTTTGGTTCGCAGCCACGCCACCTCGACGGCGTTGTTCATCGGACTCACTGGCTTGCTCGTTGGCTTTGCCTTCTCGACGGTGGCCGTACTGGCACTGTTCCCCGGTGGCTCCATCGCCAGCAACGGGGTCGCGACCGCGGCGTTCAGCGTCGGGCTGGGAGTGGTCGCCGTGGGCTATGTCATTCGGACCGGTCGGGGCTGGGACTTCTTCGACGTGGCCTGGCCGACCCGACGGGGCTGGCTCTACGTGATCGGGGGCACGATCGCGATGTTCGTGATCCTGGGCGTCTCGGGCTGGCTCGCGGAGCTCGTGGGCGTTCCATCCGTCGAACACGGACTCATCGAGCAGGCCCGGGAAGACCCGGTGATCCTGCTCGCGTTCATCCCGCTCTCGTGGCTCGCGATCGGGCCGGGCGAGGAGCTACTCTCCCGGAACGTCGTCCAGAAACACCTCTACGACGCGTTTTCCCGCCGTTCGGCAGTGATCGTGGCGACGGTCGTCTTCACCGTGATCCACCTGCCCGCCTACGCGACTGGCCCGCCGCCCGCGATCTTCGCGACGCTCTTGCGGCTGTTCGGGATCTCACTGGTCCTGGGGATCGTCTACGAACGAACGGAGAACGTCGTGGTACCGGCACTGGTCCATGGCACCTACGACGCCATCCAGTTCGGCCTCGCCTACGTGGCGATCACCGCCGGCGTGCTGGGCTAG
- a CDS encoding metal-dependent hydrolase, with product MATTHALVGIAIAAAAAVAVPEITLLGIVAAAAGGVFPDLDLYAGHRRTLHYPVYFSIAAVPAVLLAVLLATPAAWAVALFLLAAAAHSIMDAAGGGLELRPWRGRSQRAVYSHFHGRWLRPRRYVRYDGAPEDLALGAIVAAPVLITVEGPVALGIWALLLVSVVYTLVRKPMVAVAEWLFERVPSTVRTRLPDRFLEETVNGDTKS from the coding sequence ATGGCGACCACCCACGCGCTCGTGGGAATCGCGATCGCAGCGGCGGCCGCCGTGGCGGTTCCCGAGATCACGCTTCTGGGAATCGTCGCCGCGGCCGCCGGCGGCGTGTTTCCCGACCTGGACCTGTACGCCGGCCACCGCCGGACGTTGCACTATCCGGTCTACTTCAGTATAGCGGCGGTGCCAGCGGTTCTACTCGCAGTTTTGCTCGCTACCCCGGCCGCCTGGGCGGTGGCGCTGTTCCTCCTCGCCGCGGCGGCCCACTCGATCATGGACGCCGCGGGCGGTGGACTCGAACTCCGGCCCTGGCGGGGTCGCTCCCAGCGGGCCGTCTACAGCCACTTCCACGGGCGGTGGCTTCGACCTCGCCGGTACGTGCGCTACGACGGCGCGCCCGAGGATCTAGCGCTGGGCGCGATCGTGGCTGCGCCGGTGCTGATCACCGTCGAGGGCCCGGTCGCGCTGGGTATCTGGGCGCTGCTGCTCGTCTCGGTCGTGTACACGCTGGTCCGCAAACCGATGGTCGCCGTCGCGGAGTGGCTGTTCGAACGGGTCCCGTCGACCGTACGGACCCGCCTCCCCGATCGGTTCCTCGAGGAGACTGTCAACGGAGATACGAAGTCTTAA